Proteins encoded within one genomic window of Oncorhynchus mykiss isolate Arlee chromosome 27, USDA_OmykA_1.1, whole genome shotgun sequence:
- the LOC110507833 gene encoding SH3 domain-binding glutamic acid-rich protein isoform X8: MVIKVFLASSSGSTAIKKKQQDVLGFLEALKVDYAPLDIACNEDNRMWMRENVPVEKKPTNGIPLPPQIFNEESYCGDYETFFDAKEDNAVFAFLGLPPPPGSKEAKEAEKAFILENGPVENGTVEIETVESETVENGTDDAEDEENLEAEEVEEENLDDDSLKREVPMEEFNGDEHTEEVEAEVGGETGEEAAEEATEEDTAAEEKVAKEEEEAVEDTEEATEDTKAPVKQEEAQEEVEDEEAKGEDDQPVSEGEEDLGSEEEEELRQLEQEEEDE, from the exons ATGGTTATAAAAGTATTTCTAGCTTCTTCATCAGGATCGACAGCG ATCAAAAAGAAGCAACAGGATGTGCTTGGGTTCCTGGAGGCCCTGAAAGTGGACTACGCTCCATTGGACATTGCCTGCAATGAGGACAACCGCATGTGGATGAGGGAAAATGTCCCTGTGGAGAAAAAGCCCACCAACGGGATCCCCCTACCCCCTCAGATCTTCAATGAAGAGAGCTACTGTGGG GACTACGAGACATTCTTTGACGCTAAAGAAGACAATGCAGTGTTTGCCTTCCTGGGTCTGCCACCTCCTCCAGGATCCAAG GAAGCGAAAGAGGCTGAAAAGGCATTTATCCTTGAGAATGGGCCTGTTGAAAATGGGACTGTTGAGATTGAGACCGTTGAGAGTGAGACCGTTGAGAACGGAACTGATGATGCTGAGGATGAAGAGAACCTTGAAGCtgaggaggttgaggaggagaACCTTGATGATGACTCACTA AAAAGAGAGGTTCCGATGGAGGAGTTCAATGGAGATGAACACACAGAGGAGGTGGAAGCAGAGGTgggaggagaaacaggagaggaggcagCAGAAGAGGCCACAGAAGAAGACACCGCCGCAGAAGAGAAGGTggcaaaggaggaggaggaggcggtcGAAGACACAGAGGAAGCCACAGAAGACACT AAGGCCCCCGTGAAGCAGGAAGAAGCCCAG gaagaagtagaggatgaggaGGCTAAG GGAGAAGACGATCAGCCGGTTTCTGAG GGAGAAGAGGATTTGGGGTCGGAG GAGGAAGAAGAGCTGCGACAGCTTGAG CAGGAAGAAGAGGACGAGTAG
- the LOC110507833 gene encoding SH3 domain-binding glutamic acid-rich protein isoform X4, whose product MVIKVFLASSSGSTAIKKKQQDVLGFLEALKVDYAPLDIACNEDNRMWMRENVPVEKKPTNGIPLPPQIFNEESYCGDYETFFDAKEDNAVFAFLGLPPPPGSKEAKEAEKAFILENGPVENGTVEIETVESETVENGTDDAEDEENLEAEEVEEENLDDDSLKREVPMEEFNGDEHTEEVEAEVGGETGEEAAEEATEEDTAAEEKVAKEEEEAVEDTEEATEDTKAPVKQEEAQEEVEDEEAKGEDDQPVSEGEEDLGSEEEEELRQLEEEEEAPEQEEEDE is encoded by the exons ATGGTTATAAAAGTATTTCTAGCTTCTTCATCAGGATCGACAGCG ATCAAAAAGAAGCAACAGGATGTGCTTGGGTTCCTGGAGGCCCTGAAAGTGGACTACGCTCCATTGGACATTGCCTGCAATGAGGACAACCGCATGTGGATGAGGGAAAATGTCCCTGTGGAGAAAAAGCCCACCAACGGGATCCCCCTACCCCCTCAGATCTTCAATGAAGAGAGCTACTGTGGG GACTACGAGACATTCTTTGACGCTAAAGAAGACAATGCAGTGTTTGCCTTCCTGGGTCTGCCACCTCCTCCAGGATCCAAG GAAGCGAAAGAGGCTGAAAAGGCATTTATCCTTGAGAATGGGCCTGTTGAAAATGGGACTGTTGAGATTGAGACCGTTGAGAGTGAGACCGTTGAGAACGGAACTGATGATGCTGAGGATGAAGAGAACCTTGAAGCtgaggaggttgaggaggagaACCTTGATGATGACTCACTA AAAAGAGAGGTTCCGATGGAGGAGTTCAATGGAGATGAACACACAGAGGAGGTGGAAGCAGAGGTgggaggagaaacaggagaggaggcagCAGAAGAGGCCACAGAAGAAGACACCGCCGCAGAAGAGAAGGTggcaaaggaggaggaggaggcggtcGAAGACACAGAGGAAGCCACAGAAGACACT AAGGCCCCCGTGAAGCAGGAAGAAGCCCAG gaagaagtagaggatgaggaGGCTAAG GGAGAAGACGATCAGCCGGTTTCTGAG GGAGAAGAGGATTTGGGGTCGGAG GAGGAAGAAGAGCTGCGACAGCTTGAG GAAGAAGAAGAGGCCCCAGAG CAGGAAGAAGAGGACGAGTAG
- the LOC110507833 gene encoding SH3 domain-binding glutamic acid-rich-like protein isoform X40: MVIKVFLASSSGSTAIKKKQQDVLGFLEALKVDYAPLDIACNEDNRMWMRENVPVEKKPTNGIPLPPQIFNEESYCGDYETFFDAKEDNAVFAFLGLPPPPGSKKAPVKQEEAQEEVEDEEAKGEDDQPVSEGEEDLGSEEEEELRQLEEEEDE, encoded by the exons ATGGTTATAAAAGTATTTCTAGCTTCTTCATCAGGATCGACAGCG ATCAAAAAGAAGCAACAGGATGTGCTTGGGTTCCTGGAGGCCCTGAAAGTGGACTACGCTCCATTGGACATTGCCTGCAATGAGGACAACCGCATGTGGATGAGGGAAAATGTCCCTGTGGAGAAAAAGCCCACCAACGGGATCCCCCTACCCCCTCAGATCTTCAATGAAGAGAGCTACTGTGGG GACTACGAGACATTCTTTGACGCTAAAGAAGACAATGCAGTGTTTGCCTTCCTGGGTCTGCCACCTCCTCCAGGATCCAAG AAGGCCCCCGTGAAGCAGGAAGAAGCCCAG gaagaagtagaggatgaggaGGCTAAG GGAGAAGACGATCAGCCGGTTTCTGAG GGAGAAGAGGATTTGGGGTCGGAG GAGGAAGAAGAGCTGCGACAGCTTGAG GAAGAAGAGGACGAGTAG
- the LOC110507833 gene encoding SH3 domain-binding glutamic acid-rich-like protein isoform X38, with the protein MVIKVFLASSSGSTAIKKKQQDVLGFLEALKVDYAPLDIACNEDNRMWMRENVPVEKKPTNGIPLPPQIFNEESYCGDYETFFDAKEDNAVFAFLGLPPPPGSKKAPVKQEEAQEEVEDEEAKGEDDQPVSEGEEDLGSEEEEELRQLEQEEEDE; encoded by the exons ATGGTTATAAAAGTATTTCTAGCTTCTTCATCAGGATCGACAGCG ATCAAAAAGAAGCAACAGGATGTGCTTGGGTTCCTGGAGGCCCTGAAAGTGGACTACGCTCCATTGGACATTGCCTGCAATGAGGACAACCGCATGTGGATGAGGGAAAATGTCCCTGTGGAGAAAAAGCCCACCAACGGGATCCCCCTACCCCCTCAGATCTTCAATGAAGAGAGCTACTGTGGG GACTACGAGACATTCTTTGACGCTAAAGAAGACAATGCAGTGTTTGCCTTCCTGGGTCTGCCACCTCCTCCAGGATCCAAG AAGGCCCCCGTGAAGCAGGAAGAAGCCCAG gaagaagtagaggatgaggaGGCTAAG GGAGAAGACGATCAGCCGGTTTCTGAG GGAGAAGAGGATTTGGGGTCGGAG GAGGAAGAAGAGCTGCGACAGCTTGAG CAGGAAGAAGAGGACGAGTAG
- the LOC110507833 gene encoding SH3 domain-binding glutamic acid-rich protein isoform X6, with the protein MVIKVFLASSSGSTAIKKKQQDVLGFLEALKVDYAPLDIACNEDNRMWMRENVPVEKKPTNGIPLPPQIFNEESYCGDYETFFDAKEDNAVFAFLGLPPPPGSKEAKEAEKAFILENGPVENGTVEIETVESETVENGTDDAEDEENLEAEEVEEENLDDDSLKREVPMEEFNGDEHTEEVEAEVGGETGEEAAEEATEEDTAAEEKVAKEEEEAVEDTEEATEDTKAPVKQEEAQEEVEDEEAKGEDDQPVSEEEEELRQLEEEEEAPEVTEEEEDE; encoded by the exons ATGGTTATAAAAGTATTTCTAGCTTCTTCATCAGGATCGACAGCG ATCAAAAAGAAGCAACAGGATGTGCTTGGGTTCCTGGAGGCCCTGAAAGTGGACTACGCTCCATTGGACATTGCCTGCAATGAGGACAACCGCATGTGGATGAGGGAAAATGTCCCTGTGGAGAAAAAGCCCACCAACGGGATCCCCCTACCCCCTCAGATCTTCAATGAAGAGAGCTACTGTGGG GACTACGAGACATTCTTTGACGCTAAAGAAGACAATGCAGTGTTTGCCTTCCTGGGTCTGCCACCTCCTCCAGGATCCAAG GAAGCGAAAGAGGCTGAAAAGGCATTTATCCTTGAGAATGGGCCTGTTGAAAATGGGACTGTTGAGATTGAGACCGTTGAGAGTGAGACCGTTGAGAACGGAACTGATGATGCTGAGGATGAAGAGAACCTTGAAGCtgaggaggttgaggaggagaACCTTGATGATGACTCACTA AAAAGAGAGGTTCCGATGGAGGAGTTCAATGGAGATGAACACACAGAGGAGGTGGAAGCAGAGGTgggaggagaaacaggagaggaggcagCAGAAGAGGCCACAGAAGAAGACACCGCCGCAGAAGAGAAGGTggcaaaggaggaggaggaggcggtcGAAGACACAGAGGAAGCCACAGAAGACACT AAGGCCCCCGTGAAGCAGGAAGAAGCCCAG gaagaagtagaggatgaggaGGCTAAG GGAGAAGACGATCAGCCGGTTTCTGAG GAGGAAGAAGAGCTGCGACAGCTTGAG GAAGAAGAAGAGGCCCCAGAGGTAACAGAG GAAGAAGAGGACGAGTAG
- the LOC110507833 gene encoding SH3 domain-binding glutamic acid-rich protein isoform X17, with translation MVIKVFLASSSGSTAIKKKQQDVLGFLEALKVDYAPLDIACNEDNRMWMRENVPVEKKPTNGIPLPPQIFNEESYCGDYETFFDAKEDNAVFAFLGLPPPPGSKEAKEAEKAFILENGPVENGTVEIETVESETVENGTDDAEDEENLEAEEVEEENLDDDSLKREVPMEEFNGDEHTEEVEAEVGGETGEEAAEEATEEDTAAEEKVAKEEEEAVEDTEEATEDTAPVKQEEAQEEVEDEEAKGEDDQPVSEEEEELRQLEEEEDE, from the exons ATGGTTATAAAAGTATTTCTAGCTTCTTCATCAGGATCGACAGCG ATCAAAAAGAAGCAACAGGATGTGCTTGGGTTCCTGGAGGCCCTGAAAGTGGACTACGCTCCATTGGACATTGCCTGCAATGAGGACAACCGCATGTGGATGAGGGAAAATGTCCCTGTGGAGAAAAAGCCCACCAACGGGATCCCCCTACCCCCTCAGATCTTCAATGAAGAGAGCTACTGTGGG GACTACGAGACATTCTTTGACGCTAAAGAAGACAATGCAGTGTTTGCCTTCCTGGGTCTGCCACCTCCTCCAGGATCCAAG GAAGCGAAAGAGGCTGAAAAGGCATTTATCCTTGAGAATGGGCCTGTTGAAAATGGGACTGTTGAGATTGAGACCGTTGAGAGTGAGACCGTTGAGAACGGAACTGATGATGCTGAGGATGAAGAGAACCTTGAAGCtgaggaggttgaggaggagaACCTTGATGATGACTCACTA AAAAGAGAGGTTCCGATGGAGGAGTTCAATGGAGATGAACACACAGAGGAGGTGGAAGCAGAGGTgggaggagaaacaggagaggaggcagCAGAAGAGGCCACAGAAGAAGACACCGCCGCAGAAGAGAAGGTggcaaaggaggaggaggaggcggtcGAAGACACAGAGGAAGCCACAGAAGACACT GCCCCCGTGAAGCAGGAAGAAGCCCAG gaagaagtagaggatgaggaGGCTAAG GGAGAAGACGATCAGCCGGTTTCTGAG GAGGAAGAAGAGCTGCGACAGCTTGAG GAAGAAGAGGACGAGTAG
- the LOC110507833 gene encoding SH3 domain-binding glutamic acid-rich protein isoform X15 — MVIKVFLASSSGSTAIKKKQQDVLGFLEALKVDYAPLDIACNEDNRMWMRENVPVEKKPTNGIPLPPQIFNEESYCGDYETFFDAKEDNAVFAFLGLPPPPGSKEAKEAEKAFILENGPVENGTVEIETVESETVENGTDDAEDEENLEAEEVEEENLDDDSLKREVPMEEFNGDEHTEEVEAEVGGETGEEAAEEATEEDTAAEEKVAKEEEEAVEDTEEATEDTAPVKQEEAQEEVEDEEAKGEDDQPVSEEEEELRQLEQEEEDE, encoded by the exons ATGGTTATAAAAGTATTTCTAGCTTCTTCATCAGGATCGACAGCG ATCAAAAAGAAGCAACAGGATGTGCTTGGGTTCCTGGAGGCCCTGAAAGTGGACTACGCTCCATTGGACATTGCCTGCAATGAGGACAACCGCATGTGGATGAGGGAAAATGTCCCTGTGGAGAAAAAGCCCACCAACGGGATCCCCCTACCCCCTCAGATCTTCAATGAAGAGAGCTACTGTGGG GACTACGAGACATTCTTTGACGCTAAAGAAGACAATGCAGTGTTTGCCTTCCTGGGTCTGCCACCTCCTCCAGGATCCAAG GAAGCGAAAGAGGCTGAAAAGGCATTTATCCTTGAGAATGGGCCTGTTGAAAATGGGACTGTTGAGATTGAGACCGTTGAGAGTGAGACCGTTGAGAACGGAACTGATGATGCTGAGGATGAAGAGAACCTTGAAGCtgaggaggttgaggaggagaACCTTGATGATGACTCACTA AAAAGAGAGGTTCCGATGGAGGAGTTCAATGGAGATGAACACACAGAGGAGGTGGAAGCAGAGGTgggaggagaaacaggagaggaggcagCAGAAGAGGCCACAGAAGAAGACACCGCCGCAGAAGAGAAGGTggcaaaggaggaggaggaggcggtcGAAGACACAGAGGAAGCCACAGAAGACACT GCCCCCGTGAAGCAGGAAGAAGCCCAG gaagaagtagaggatgaggaGGCTAAG GGAGAAGACGATCAGCCGGTTTCTGAG GAGGAAGAAGAGCTGCGACAGCTTGAG CAGGAAGAAGAGGACGAGTAG
- the LOC110507833 gene encoding SH3 domain-binding glutamic acid-rich-like protein isoform X37, whose product MVIKVFLASSSGSTAIKKKQQDVLGFLEALKVDYAPLDIACNEDNRMWMRENVPVEKKPTNGIPLPPQIFNEESYCGDYETFFDAKEDNAVFAFLGLPPPPGSKKAPVKQEEAQEEVEDEEAKGEDDQPVSEEEEELRQLEEEEEAPEVTEEEEDE is encoded by the exons ATGGTTATAAAAGTATTTCTAGCTTCTTCATCAGGATCGACAGCG ATCAAAAAGAAGCAACAGGATGTGCTTGGGTTCCTGGAGGCCCTGAAAGTGGACTACGCTCCATTGGACATTGCCTGCAATGAGGACAACCGCATGTGGATGAGGGAAAATGTCCCTGTGGAGAAAAAGCCCACCAACGGGATCCCCCTACCCCCTCAGATCTTCAATGAAGAGAGCTACTGTGGG GACTACGAGACATTCTTTGACGCTAAAGAAGACAATGCAGTGTTTGCCTTCCTGGGTCTGCCACCTCCTCCAGGATCCAAG AAGGCCCCCGTGAAGCAGGAAGAAGCCCAG gaagaagtagaggatgaggaGGCTAAG GGAGAAGACGATCAGCCGGTTTCTGAG GAGGAAGAAGAGCTGCGACAGCTTGAG GAAGAAGAAGAGGCCCCAGAGGTAACAGAG GAAGAAGAGGACGAGTAG
- the LOC110507833 gene encoding SH3 domain-binding glutamic acid-rich-like protein isoform X36, which produces MVIKVFLASSSGSTAIKKKQQDVLGFLEALKVDYAPLDIACNEDNRMWMRENVPVEKKPTNGIPLPPQIFNEESYCGDYETFFDAKEDNAVFAFLGLPPPPGSKKAPVKQEEAQEEVEDEEAKGEDDQPVSEEEEELRQLEEEEEAPEVTEQEEEDE; this is translated from the exons ATGGTTATAAAAGTATTTCTAGCTTCTTCATCAGGATCGACAGCG ATCAAAAAGAAGCAACAGGATGTGCTTGGGTTCCTGGAGGCCCTGAAAGTGGACTACGCTCCATTGGACATTGCCTGCAATGAGGACAACCGCATGTGGATGAGGGAAAATGTCCCTGTGGAGAAAAAGCCCACCAACGGGATCCCCCTACCCCCTCAGATCTTCAATGAAGAGAGCTACTGTGGG GACTACGAGACATTCTTTGACGCTAAAGAAGACAATGCAGTGTTTGCCTTCCTGGGTCTGCCACCTCCTCCAGGATCCAAG AAGGCCCCCGTGAAGCAGGAAGAAGCCCAG gaagaagtagaggatgaggaGGCTAAG GGAGAAGACGATCAGCCGGTTTCTGAG GAGGAAGAAGAGCTGCGACAGCTTGAG GAAGAAGAAGAGGCCCCAGAGGTAACAGAG CAGGAAGAAGAGGACGAGTAG
- the LOC110507833 gene encoding SH3 domain-binding glutamic acid-rich-like protein isoform X46, which produces MVIKVFLASSSGSTAIKKKQQDVLGFLEALKVDYAPLDIACNEDNRMWMRENVPVEKKPTNGIPLPPQIFNEESYCGDYETFFDAKEDNAVFAFLGLPPPPGSKKAPVKQEEAQEEVEDEEAKGEDDQPVSEQEEEDE; this is translated from the exons ATGGTTATAAAAGTATTTCTAGCTTCTTCATCAGGATCGACAGCG ATCAAAAAGAAGCAACAGGATGTGCTTGGGTTCCTGGAGGCCCTGAAAGTGGACTACGCTCCATTGGACATTGCCTGCAATGAGGACAACCGCATGTGGATGAGGGAAAATGTCCCTGTGGAGAAAAAGCCCACCAACGGGATCCCCCTACCCCCTCAGATCTTCAATGAAGAGAGCTACTGTGGG GACTACGAGACATTCTTTGACGCTAAAGAAGACAATGCAGTGTTTGCCTTCCTGGGTCTGCCACCTCCTCCAGGATCCAAG AAGGCCCCCGTGAAGCAGGAAGAAGCCCAG gaagaagtagaggatgaggaGGCTAAG GGAGAAGACGATCAGCCGGTTTCTGAG CAGGAAGAAGAGGACGAGTAG
- the LOC110507833 gene encoding SH3 domain-binding glutamic acid-rich-like protein isoform X44 gives MVIKVFLASSSGSTAIKKKQQDVLGFLEALKVDYAPLDIACNEDNRMWMRENVPVEKKPTNGIPLPPQIFNEESYCGDYETFFDAKEDNAVFAFLGLPPPPGSKKAPVKQEEAQEEVEDEEAKGEDDQPVSEEEEELRQLEEEEDE, from the exons ATGGTTATAAAAGTATTTCTAGCTTCTTCATCAGGATCGACAGCG ATCAAAAAGAAGCAACAGGATGTGCTTGGGTTCCTGGAGGCCCTGAAAGTGGACTACGCTCCATTGGACATTGCCTGCAATGAGGACAACCGCATGTGGATGAGGGAAAATGTCCCTGTGGAGAAAAAGCCCACCAACGGGATCCCCCTACCCCCTCAGATCTTCAATGAAGAGAGCTACTGTGGG GACTACGAGACATTCTTTGACGCTAAAGAAGACAATGCAGTGTTTGCCTTCCTGGGTCTGCCACCTCCTCCAGGATCCAAG AAGGCCCCCGTGAAGCAGGAAGAAGCCCAG gaagaagtagaggatgaggaGGCTAAG GGAGAAGACGATCAGCCGGTTTCTGAG GAGGAAGAAGAGCTGCGACAGCTTGAG GAAGAAGAGGACGAGTAG
- the LOC110507833 gene encoding SH3 domain-binding glutamic acid-rich-like protein isoform X42: MVIKVFLASSSGSTAIKKKQQDVLGFLEALKVDYAPLDIACNEDNRMWMRENVPVEKKPTNGIPLPPQIFNEESYCGDYETFFDAKEDNAVFAFLGLPPPPGSKKAPVKQEEAQEEVEDEEAKGEDDQPVSEEEEELRQLEQEEEDE, from the exons ATGGTTATAAAAGTATTTCTAGCTTCTTCATCAGGATCGACAGCG ATCAAAAAGAAGCAACAGGATGTGCTTGGGTTCCTGGAGGCCCTGAAAGTGGACTACGCTCCATTGGACATTGCCTGCAATGAGGACAACCGCATGTGGATGAGGGAAAATGTCCCTGTGGAGAAAAAGCCCACCAACGGGATCCCCCTACCCCCTCAGATCTTCAATGAAGAGAGCTACTGTGGG GACTACGAGACATTCTTTGACGCTAAAGAAGACAATGCAGTGTTTGCCTTCCTGGGTCTGCCACCTCCTCCAGGATCCAAG AAGGCCCCCGTGAAGCAGGAAGAAGCCCAG gaagaagtagaggatgaggaGGCTAAG GGAGAAGACGATCAGCCGGTTTCTGAG GAGGAAGAAGAGCTGCGACAGCTTGAG CAGGAAGAAGAGGACGAGTAG
- the LOC110507833 gene encoding SH3 domain-binding glutamic acid-rich-like protein isoform X39, which produces MVIKVFLASSSGSTAIKKKQQDVLGFLEALKVDYAPLDIACNEDNRMWMRENVPVEKKPTNGIPLPPQIFNEESYCGDYETFFDAKEDNAVFAFLGLPPPPGSKKAPVKQEEAQEEVEDEEAKGEDDQPVSEEEEELRQLEEEEEAPEQEEEDE; this is translated from the exons ATGGTTATAAAAGTATTTCTAGCTTCTTCATCAGGATCGACAGCG ATCAAAAAGAAGCAACAGGATGTGCTTGGGTTCCTGGAGGCCCTGAAAGTGGACTACGCTCCATTGGACATTGCCTGCAATGAGGACAACCGCATGTGGATGAGGGAAAATGTCCCTGTGGAGAAAAAGCCCACCAACGGGATCCCCCTACCCCCTCAGATCTTCAATGAAGAGAGCTACTGTGGG GACTACGAGACATTCTTTGACGCTAAAGAAGACAATGCAGTGTTTGCCTTCCTGGGTCTGCCACCTCCTCCAGGATCCAAG AAGGCCCCCGTGAAGCAGGAAGAAGCCCAG gaagaagtagaggatgaggaGGCTAAG GGAGAAGACGATCAGCCGGTTTCTGAG GAGGAAGAAGAGCTGCGACAGCTTGAG GAAGAAGAAGAGGCCCCAGAG CAGGAAGAAGAGGACGAGTAG
- the LOC110507833 gene encoding SH3 domain-binding glutamic acid-rich protein isoform X19: MVIKVFLASSSGSTAIKKKQQDVLGFLEALKVDYAPLDIACNEDNRMWMRENVPVEKKPTNGIPLPPQIFNEESYCGDYETFFDAKEDNAVFAFLGLPPPPGSKEAKEAEKAFILENGPVENGTVEIETVESETVENGTDDAEDEENLEAEEVEEENLDDDSLKREVPMEEFNGDEHTEEVEAEVGGETGEEAAEEATEEDTAAEEKVAKEEEEAVEDTEEATEDTKAPVKQEEAQEEVEDEEAKEEEELRQLEQEEEDE, from the exons ATGGTTATAAAAGTATTTCTAGCTTCTTCATCAGGATCGACAGCG ATCAAAAAGAAGCAACAGGATGTGCTTGGGTTCCTGGAGGCCCTGAAAGTGGACTACGCTCCATTGGACATTGCCTGCAATGAGGACAACCGCATGTGGATGAGGGAAAATGTCCCTGTGGAGAAAAAGCCCACCAACGGGATCCCCCTACCCCCTCAGATCTTCAATGAAGAGAGCTACTGTGGG GACTACGAGACATTCTTTGACGCTAAAGAAGACAATGCAGTGTTTGCCTTCCTGGGTCTGCCACCTCCTCCAGGATCCAAG GAAGCGAAAGAGGCTGAAAAGGCATTTATCCTTGAGAATGGGCCTGTTGAAAATGGGACTGTTGAGATTGAGACCGTTGAGAGTGAGACCGTTGAGAACGGAACTGATGATGCTGAGGATGAAGAGAACCTTGAAGCtgaggaggttgaggaggagaACCTTGATGATGACTCACTA AAAAGAGAGGTTCCGATGGAGGAGTTCAATGGAGATGAACACACAGAGGAGGTGGAAGCAGAGGTgggaggagaaacaggagaggaggcagCAGAAGAGGCCACAGAAGAAGACACCGCCGCAGAAGAGAAGGTggcaaaggaggaggaggaggcggtcGAAGACACAGAGGAAGCCACAGAAGACACT AAGGCCCCCGTGAAGCAGGAAGAAGCCCAG gaagaagtagaggatgaggaGGCTAAG GAGGAAGAAGAGCTGCGACAGCTTGAG CAGGAAGAAGAGGACGAGTAG
- the LOC110507833 gene encoding SH3 domain-binding glutamic acid-rich protein isoform X18: MVIKVFLASSSGSTAIKKKQQDVLGFLEALKVDYAPLDIACNEDNRMWMRENVPVEKKPTNGIPLPPQIFNEESYCGDYETFFDAKEDNAVFAFLGLPPPPGSKEAKEAEKAFILENGPVENGTVEIETVESETVENGTDDAEDEENLEAEEVEEENLDDDSLKREVPMEEFNGDEHTEEVEAEVGGETGEEAAEEATEEDTAAEEKVAKEEEEAVEDTEEATEDTKAPVKQEEAQEEVEDEEAKEEEELRQLEEEEEAPEQEEEDE, translated from the exons ATGGTTATAAAAGTATTTCTAGCTTCTTCATCAGGATCGACAGCG ATCAAAAAGAAGCAACAGGATGTGCTTGGGTTCCTGGAGGCCCTGAAAGTGGACTACGCTCCATTGGACATTGCCTGCAATGAGGACAACCGCATGTGGATGAGGGAAAATGTCCCTGTGGAGAAAAAGCCCACCAACGGGATCCCCCTACCCCCTCAGATCTTCAATGAAGAGAGCTACTGTGGG GACTACGAGACATTCTTTGACGCTAAAGAAGACAATGCAGTGTTTGCCTTCCTGGGTCTGCCACCTCCTCCAGGATCCAAG GAAGCGAAAGAGGCTGAAAAGGCATTTATCCTTGAGAATGGGCCTGTTGAAAATGGGACTGTTGAGATTGAGACCGTTGAGAGTGAGACCGTTGAGAACGGAACTGATGATGCTGAGGATGAAGAGAACCTTGAAGCtgaggaggttgaggaggagaACCTTGATGATGACTCACTA AAAAGAGAGGTTCCGATGGAGGAGTTCAATGGAGATGAACACACAGAGGAGGTGGAAGCAGAGGTgggaggagaaacaggagaggaggcagCAGAAGAGGCCACAGAAGAAGACACCGCCGCAGAAGAGAAGGTggcaaaggaggaggaggaggcggtcGAAGACACAGAGGAAGCCACAGAAGACACT AAGGCCCCCGTGAAGCAGGAAGAAGCCCAG gaagaagtagaggatgaggaGGCTAAG GAGGAAGAAGAGCTGCGACAGCTTGAG GAAGAAGAAGAGGCCCCAGAG CAGGAAGAAGAGGACGAGTAG